In Natronococcus occultus SP4, the following proteins share a genomic window:
- a CDS encoding OsmC family protein encodes MTPSNEPTTYELTGERLSPGRTRIDTGDAEFVVGKDVNPVEYFLGAVLGCLNSTATMVARDMGLSIDEMELRVEGDVDYASYRGEPTDARSGLQELTVTIAVEADADDETLESWLEAVEDRCPVTDNVENETPLEIAVESI; translated from the coding sequence ATGACACCATCGAACGAACCGACGACGTACGAACTGACTGGCGAACGGCTCAGCCCGGGACGCACGCGGATCGACACCGGCGACGCCGAGTTCGTCGTCGGCAAGGACGTCAACCCCGTCGAGTACTTCCTGGGCGCGGTCCTGGGCTGTCTGAACTCGACTGCGACGATGGTCGCCCGGGATATGGGGCTGTCTATCGACGAGATGGAGCTTCGGGTCGAGGGCGACGTCGACTACGCCAGCTACCGCGGCGAGCCCACCGACGCTCGTTCCGGACTTCAGGAGCTCACGGTCACGATTGCGGTGGAGGCGGACGCAGACGACGAGACACTCGAATCCTGGCTCGAAGCCGTCGAGGACCGCTGTCCGGTCACCGACAATGTGGAAAACGAGACGCCACTCGAGATCGCCGTCGAGTCGATCTGA
- a CDS encoding thioredoxin family protein, which translates to MRDTAADERARIRERKKRELQRCLEDGGDPSEDGAATSAEPIAIEGQGHLRDVVDSHDVVLVDCYADWCGPCKMLEPTIEALAAETDAAVAKVDVDAHQRLAQQLGARSVPTLVLYADGDPVERLLGAQDRATLESLIERPSTTADRVTIHRKGSARKDHR; encoded by the coding sequence ATGCGCGACACTGCTGCCGACGAGCGAGCGCGGATCCGCGAACGGAAGAAACGGGAACTGCAACGGTGCCTCGAGGACGGCGGCGACCCGAGCGAGGACGGAGCCGCGACGTCGGCCGAGCCGATCGCGATCGAGGGGCAGGGACACCTCCGGGACGTCGTCGACAGCCACGACGTCGTGCTGGTCGACTGTTACGCCGACTGGTGTGGCCCCTGCAAGATGCTCGAGCCGACGATCGAGGCGCTGGCCGCCGAAACCGACGCTGCCGTCGCGAAAGTCGACGTCGACGCCCACCAGCGGCTGGCCCAGCAACTCGGCGCTCGGAGCGTCCCCACGCTCGTGCTGTACGCGGACGGCGACCCGGTCGAGCGGCTGCTCGGGGCCCAGGACCGGGCGACCCTCGAATCGCTGATCGAGCGACCGAGTACCACCGCCGATCGCGTGACGATACACCGAAAAGGCTCCGCTCGAAAGGACCACCGATGA
- the hemG gene encoding protoporphyrinogen oxidase, protein MKVGVVGAGISGLSLVHALAKRDVDVTAFEARETPGGVVQSRRVGEHVLELGPQRLRLTPGLESIVDDLGLGNRLEFGDDDQPIYVYHDGELKVAPLSVREAVTTDLLGPLGKLRILLEPLTDPQQPDETVDDFLVRKFGQQAARRYLGPLYSGLYGTDPRDMLVEYSLGRVLEKAGIDGSVLLWVARKLREGRESPPMCTFEDGLGELTDGLYEAHADAISLGTPVEAIREREDGYELRTADGSEYVDDVVLTTPAPTCADLLAPIDADLEATLRRFNYNPIGMVFLESSFDGTGIGTLIPPGSDAQISGLTWNASFLDRDGIFTCYVDQLGYPALTEATDEELGKVGAAEFERITGAPATPIHVHRWEPGMPAYDRSWRATDDLALPDGVHLCTNFVDRPGIPGRIRSANRLADELAGEPTPAE, encoded by the coding sequence ATGAAAGTCGGTGTCGTCGGAGCAGGGATTTCGGGGCTCTCGCTCGTCCACGCGCTCGCGAAGCGGGACGTCGACGTGACGGCGTTCGAGGCGCGCGAGACCCCCGGCGGAGTGGTACAGAGCCGACGGGTCGGCGAGCACGTCCTCGAACTCGGCCCCCAGCGGCTTCGACTGACCCCGGGGCTCGAGTCGATCGTCGACGATCTCGGGCTCGGCAACCGACTCGAGTTCGGCGACGACGACCAGCCGATCTACGTCTACCACGACGGCGAGCTGAAGGTGGCGCCGCTGTCGGTCCGGGAGGCGGTGACGACCGACCTGCTCGGTCCGCTGGGCAAGCTCCGGATCCTCCTCGAGCCGCTCACCGACCCGCAGCAACCGGACGAGACCGTCGACGACTTCCTCGTTCGAAAGTTCGGCCAGCAGGCGGCCCGTCGCTACCTCGGCCCGCTGTACAGCGGACTGTACGGAACCGATCCCCGAGACATGCTCGTCGAGTACTCGCTGGGTCGCGTCCTCGAGAAGGCCGGAATCGACGGGAGCGTTCTCCTGTGGGTCGCTCGAAAACTCCGCGAGGGACGGGAGTCGCCGCCGATGTGTACCTTCGAGGACGGCCTCGGCGAGCTGACCGACGGGCTCTACGAGGCCCACGCGGACGCGATCAGCCTCGGGACGCCCGTCGAGGCGATCCGCGAGCGCGAGGACGGGTACGAGCTGCGGACGGCCGACGGGAGCGAGTACGTCGACGACGTCGTCCTGACGACCCCGGCGCCGACGTGTGCGGACCTGCTCGCGCCGATCGACGCCGACCTCGAGGCGACGCTGCGGCGGTTTAACTACAACCCGATCGGGATGGTGTTCCTCGAGTCCTCGTTCGACGGCACCGGGATCGGTACGCTGATCCCACCTGGATCGGACGCACAGATCAGCGGCCTCACCTGGAACGCGAGCTTCCTCGATCGGGACGGGATCTTCACCTGCTACGTCGACCAGCTGGGCTACCCGGCGCTGACCGAGGCCACGGACGAGGAGCTGGGGAAGGTCGGGGCCGCCGAGTTCGAGCGCATCACCGGCGCGCCGGCGACGCCGATCCACGTCCACCGCTGGGAGCCGGGGATGCCGGCGTACGACCGCTCCTGGCGGGCCACCGACGACCTCGCGCTTCCCGACGGGGTCCACCTCTGTACGAACTTCGTCGACCGCCCCGGGATTCCGGGGCGGATCCGGAGCGCCAATCGCCTCGCCGACGAGCTAGCTGGCGAGCCGACACCCGCCGAATAG
- a CDS encoding heavy metal translocating P-type ATPase, whose product METSSSAVSAASDRSAEPAERPVVRRQAAFVVLTFFGMVSGLLGGWIGAPASFVWGSYAVAYVFGGWYGLKESVTAIREPAVEIDLLMILAALGALFIGAPFEGAMLLFLFSLSGVLEEYAIGRSRTAIRSLIEMRPEAARVLRDGTETTTPIDDVEVGDVFVVRPGDRLPLDGVVESGESTVDQSSLTGESVPVSKAPGDEVFSGTINETGSLEVRVTREAQESAIARLINMVEQAQEKRAPTQQLIDRFEQPYVMSVLALTALAIVLPTALLDHPFDSTFYRAMTLMVAASPCAVIISTPAAVLSAISAGGRQGVLFKGGEHIETAGNVDAVAFDKTGTLTEGNTRLTDVDAREGAATDGGSGDVVTAASGFDAGSEDGLLALAAAVQSRSEHHLAEATVDAAEQRGLEIPAATGFEAVVGKGVRATVEERTLHIGNPRYVRTELEGRSIAGLEDGLDAVRELEADGKTSVLVVEEADEQLRVLGWLGFSDTIRADAAETIERLRERGVEQIVMLTGDNERVAHYIAEELGIDEVYAELLPEEKVDHIEALQQRHEAVAMVGDGVNDAPALATADISVGMGGAGTDVALETADIVLMSDRLDRLPYAFALSKETRRTLYINFAIAFGAIAIMVTAILTAGIPLPLAVVGHEGSTVLVSLIGLRLLRFDG is encoded by the coding sequence ATGGAGACGTCCTCGAGCGCGGTTTCGGCCGCGTCAGACCGGTCGGCGGAACCGGCGGAGCGACCGGTCGTCAGACGGCAGGCGGCGTTCGTCGTTCTCACCTTTTTCGGGATGGTGAGCGGGCTGCTCGGCGGGTGGATCGGCGCTCCGGCGTCGTTCGTGTGGGGTAGCTACGCGGTCGCGTACGTCTTCGGCGGCTGGTACGGGCTCAAAGAGAGCGTCACGGCGATCCGGGAGCCCGCAGTGGAGATCGACCTCCTGATGATCCTCGCGGCGCTCGGCGCGCTGTTTATCGGCGCTCCGTTCGAGGGCGCGATGTTGCTGTTTCTGTTCTCGCTGTCGGGCGTCCTGGAGGAGTACGCCATCGGCCGCTCGCGAACCGCGATCAGGTCGCTGATCGAGATGCGTCCGGAGGCGGCCCGCGTCCTCCGTGACGGCACGGAAACGACGACCCCGATCGACGACGTCGAGGTCGGCGACGTGTTCGTCGTTCGTCCCGGCGATCGACTCCCACTCGACGGCGTCGTCGAGTCCGGCGAGAGCACGGTCGATCAGTCCTCGCTCACCGGCGAGTCGGTACCGGTTTCGAAAGCACCCGGCGACGAGGTGTTCAGCGGGACGATCAACGAGACGGGGAGTCTCGAGGTGCGGGTCACCCGCGAGGCCCAGGAGTCGGCGATTGCTCGACTCATCAACATGGTCGAGCAGGCCCAGGAGAAGCGGGCACCGACCCAGCAGCTCATCGATCGCTTCGAGCAGCCCTACGTGATGAGCGTCCTGGCGCTGACCGCACTCGCGATCGTGCTCCCGACCGCACTGCTGGATCACCCGTTCGACTCGACGTTCTACCGCGCGATGACGCTCATGGTCGCGGCTTCGCCCTGTGCTGTCATCATCTCGACGCCGGCGGCGGTGCTCTCGGCGATCTCCGCCGGCGGCCGACAGGGCGTCCTGTTCAAAGGCGGCGAACACATCGAGACGGCGGGTAACGTCGACGCCGTCGCCTTCGACAAGACCGGGACCCTGACGGAGGGCAACACCCGGCTGACCGACGTGGACGCTCGCGAAGGCGCGGCCACCGACGGCGGCTCGGGCGACGTTGTAACGGCCGCGAGCGGGTTCGACGCGGGCTCCGAGGACGGACTGCTGGCGCTTGCGGCCGCCGTCCAGTCGCGGTCCGAACACCACCTGGCCGAGGCGACCGTCGATGCCGCCGAACAGCGGGGTCTCGAGATCCCCGCCGCGACCGGGTTCGAAGCGGTCGTTGGCAAGGGCGTCCGCGCGACCGTCGAGGAGCGCACGCTCCACATCGGGAACCCCCGGTACGTCCGGACCGAGCTGGAGGGACGATCGATCGCGGGTCTCGAGGACGGCCTCGACGCCGTCCGCGAGCTGGAAGCCGACGGGAAGACGAGCGTCCTCGTCGTCGAGGAAGCCGACGAGCAGCTCCGCGTCCTCGGCTGGCTCGGCTTTAGCGATACGATCCGGGCCGACGCGGCCGAGACCATCGAACGGCTCCGCGAGCGCGGCGTCGAGCAGATCGTCATGCTCACGGGCGACAACGAACGGGTCGCCCACTACATCGCCGAGGAGCTCGGGATCGACGAGGTGTACGCGGAGCTGCTCCCCGAGGAGAAAGTCGACCACATCGAGGCGCTCCAGCAGCGCCACGAGGCCGTCGCGATGGTCGGCGACGGCGTCAACGACGCGCCCGCGCTCGCGACGGCGGACATCAGCGTCGGGATGGGTGGCGCGGGAACCGATGTGGCCCTCGAGACGGCCGACATCGTGCTCATGTCGGACAGGCTCGATCGGCTGCCCTACGCGTTCGCGCTCAGCAAGGAGACGCGACGAACGCTGTATATCAACTTCGCCATCGCGTTCGGTGCGATCGCGATCATGGTGACCGCGATCCTCACGGCCGGGATCCCGCTGCCACTCGCCGTGGTCGGCCACGAGGGCTCGACCGTGCTGGTCAGCCTGATCGGGCTCCGGCTGCTCCGGTTCGATGGATGA
- a CDS encoding MBL fold metallo-hydrolase, whose amino-acid sequence MVTQMSPNELADLLDSGESFTLIDTRPEDSYEGWRIHGAENVPFGPGDSLTDDQLERIGDGDGDSLVAICGKGLTSTPFAFELQQAGYDDVSVVKGGMEDWSKVYEVVPMETGSDDLVVVQLQRRSKGCLSYVVGSKSSGSAAVVDPTRQTDQFKIVAEEANLTIERVLDTHVHADHISGGRQLADELDVPYHLGEHAADRDVADEFEPLADGETIDVGDVELETLYAPGHTSDMVNVLVEDEALLTGDTLFVESVGRTELQFGDDETEGASRGAELLYETLHDTVLELPDETLICPGHVSVSADNRYEVRSPGEPIAERLGTLHDELELLGLSKDEFVERLTENAPDKPPNYERVIEINTGRDPVDDESEATELELGPNNCAA is encoded by the coding sequence ATGGTGACCCAAATGTCCCCGAACGAGCTCGCCGACCTGCTCGACTCCGGCGAGTCGTTCACGCTCATCGACACACGTCCCGAGGACAGTTACGAGGGGTGGCGTATCCACGGCGCCGAGAACGTTCCGTTCGGTCCCGGCGACTCGCTCACGGACGATCAGCTCGAGCGCATCGGCGACGGTGACGGCGACTCGCTCGTCGCGATCTGTGGCAAGGGGCTGACGTCGACGCCGTTCGCGTTCGAGCTGCAACAGGCGGGCTACGACGACGTCTCCGTCGTCAAGGGTGGGATGGAAGACTGGAGCAAGGTATACGAGGTCGTTCCGATGGAGACCGGGAGCGACGACCTCGTCGTGGTCCAGCTACAGCGACGGTCGAAGGGCTGTCTCAGCTACGTCGTCGGCTCGAAATCCTCGGGATCGGCCGCCGTCGTCGACCCGACCCGCCAGACCGACCAGTTCAAGATCGTCGCCGAGGAGGCGAACCTCACCATCGAGCGCGTCCTTGATACGCACGTCCACGCCGATCACATCTCCGGCGGCCGCCAGCTGGCCGACGAGCTCGACGTCCCCTACCACCTCGGCGAACACGCCGCCGATCGCGACGTCGCCGACGAGTTCGAACCGCTCGCGGACGGCGAGACGATCGACGTCGGCGACGTCGAACTCGAGACGCTGTACGCGCCGGGACACACGTCCGATATGGTGAACGTCCTCGTCGAGGACGAGGCGTTGCTGACTGGCGATACACTGTTCGTCGAGTCGGTGGGCCGAACGGAGCTCCAGTTCGGCGACGACGAGACGGAAGGCGCCTCGAGGGGCGCCGAACTGCTCTACGAGACGCTCCACGACACCGTCCTCGAGCTCCCCGACGAGACGCTGATCTGTCCAGGCCACGTCTCGGTCTCGGCGGACAACCGCTACGAGGTCCGTTCGCCCGGCGAGCCGATAGCCGAACGGCTCGGAACGCTGCACGACGAACTCGAACTCCTCGGGCTGAGCAAAGACGAGTTCGTGGAGCGGCTGACCGAGAACGCGCCCGACAAGCCCCCGAACTACGAGCGAGTCATCGAGATCAACACGGGCAGAGACCCCGTCGACGACGAGTCGGAGGCGACGGAGCTCGAACTCGGGCCGAACAACTGCGCGGCCTAG
- a CDS encoding GNAT family N-acetyltransferase, giving the protein MYVRDAKNREEVWLLDHIESMGLDDTAFRSRDYVVAVDEVSGEKAGFGRIRIHRTDAEEDGPDAVCELTSIGVLEGWRGQGVGAHVVERLLEYAGDEGFDTVYALTGESAYLAQFGFRRTDAEQLPAPLEKRHAEKRERTDPDAVPLAIEIDRFRMPERLREAFKQATEQPEDDGDDESAEDFGIDPETATYKYNTGR; this is encoded by the coding sequence ATGTACGTCCGAGACGCCAAAAACAGGGAGGAAGTCTGGCTGCTCGACCACATCGAGTCGATGGGGCTCGACGACACGGCGTTTCGCTCCCGAGACTACGTGGTCGCGGTCGACGAGGTCTCCGGCGAGAAGGCGGGGTTCGGACGGATTCGGATCCATCGGACCGACGCCGAGGAAGACGGTCCCGACGCGGTCTGTGAACTGACCAGCATCGGCGTCCTCGAGGGGTGGCGCGGCCAGGGCGTCGGCGCACACGTCGTCGAACGTCTTCTCGAGTACGCCGGCGACGAGGGGTTCGACACAGTCTATGCGCTCACCGGGGAGAGCGCCTACCTCGCACAGTTCGGCTTCCGTCGGACCGACGCCGAACAGCTGCCCGCTCCGCTCGAGAAGCGCCACGCCGAGAAACGCGAGCGAACCGACCCCGACGCGGTGCCGCTGGCGATCGAGATCGATCGGTTCCGGATGCCCGAGCGGCTCCGGGAGGCGTTCAAGCAAGCGACCGAACAGCCCGAGGACGACGGTGACGACGAGAGCGCCGAAGACTTCGGCATCGATCCGGAGACGGCGACCTACAAGTACAACACGGGTCGGTGA
- a CDS encoding helix-turn-helix domain-containing protein, with the protein MANSMAEQLQQDMQCEGLLECIHGLKQLDKDCFRVLVESEDPLTIDEVAEQVDRERSTAYRSIQRLLQSGFIQKEQVNYDQGGYYHVYYPTDPSQIANDMQRMLNDWYAKMGQLIQEFEDKYEGVEDGTPTVENTRA; encoded by the coding sequence ATGGCAAACTCGATGGCAGAGCAACTCCAGCAGGACATGCAGTGCGAGGGCCTGCTCGAGTGTATCCACGGTCTCAAGCAGCTCGACAAGGACTGTTTCCGGGTACTGGTCGAAAGCGAGGACCCGCTGACGATCGACGAGGTCGCCGAGCAGGTCGACCGCGAGCGCTCGACGGCCTACCGGTCGATCCAGCGGCTGCTCCAGAGCGGGTTCATCCAGAAAGAACAGGTCAACTACGACCAGGGCGGCTACTACCACGTCTACTACCCGACCGATCCGTCCCAGATCGCAAACGACATGCAGCGGATGTTAAACGACTGGTACGCGAAGATGGGCCAGCTCATCCAGGAGTTCGAGGACAAGTACGAGGGCGTCGAGGACGGGACGCCGACGGTCGAGAACACGCGAGCCTAA